A segment of the Catenuloplanes nepalensis genome:
TCTCCGGCGACGGGCGGCAGCAGCGGCTGCTCGCCATGGTCGGGCAGGAGCAGCTGATGCGGATCCTGGCCCGCATGCTGGACGAGGAGGAGTTCCTCTCGCCGTACGGGCTGCGCACGCTCTCCCGCAGCCACCTGGAGAAGCCGTTCACGATCTGGCTCGGCGGCTCCGACTTCACGGTCGGCTACGAGCCGGCCGAGTCGACCAGCGGGTTGTTCGGCGGCAACTCCAACTGGCGCGGCCCGATCTGGATGCCGACCAACTACCTGCTGATCGAGGCGGTCCGCGAGTTCGCCACGTTCTACGGCGACGATCTGCTGGTGGAGTATCCGACCCGCTCGGGGAGGAAGGTCACGCTCACCGAGGTGGCGGACGACCTGTCCCACCGGCTGATCTCGCTGTTCCTGCCGGACTCCTCCGGGAGAAGGCCGATATACGGCCGGTGCGAGCTGTTCCAGACCCACCCGGACTGGAAGGACCGGATCGTCTTCCCGGAGTACTTCCACGGCGACAACGGCGCCGGGCTGGGCGCGTGGCACCAGACCGGCTGGACCGCCCTGGTCAGCGATCTGATCCTGACCGTCTACCGATGACGAGCTGAGCTTCCGGTCGTCGCTTCGCTCCTCCGGCGCGGGCGCTCTCGGGCGCTGCCGAGCCGCCGGTTCTCCGAAGACGCGCTCTTTGTCTTCGGAGAACCGGCGGCTCGACAGCGCCGCGCCCGCACGGGGTACGTACCCCCGCTGGATCTTGAGCTTTAGGGCGCCGCGTGGTGGGCGATCGTGTCCTGGTGCGCGATCGTCGCCGCGACCCGGTGCAGCTCGGCCGGGTCCGGCTGCCAGGCGTCCGCGATGTCGTGGTGCAGGCCGGCCCGCGTCTCGGCGAGCAGCTGCTGCTGGACCACCTCGACCGGCTCGCCCGCGTAGCCGGCTCGGACCCGCTCGGTGGCGGCCTGAAGCGCGGACGTCAGCTGCTCCTCCAGCGCGCCGCGGAGCTTGCGCTCCACCGGTCCCAGCTGCCGGACATCGAGCGTGACCGTCGGCTCGTCCAAGTCGGACATGTTCGAACCCCCCTGATGCGCCATCCTGCGTGCTCGCGCTCGGTACCCATCCGGCCCGGCGTGGCAAACGTCATGAGACCGAAAAAATTCGACGCCGCGCGGCAACCTGACGGTGGTCGATATTGGTTAGTCTCTTGTCGGGATCGACGCTGCGGAGGAACTCGTGACCAGACTCGCCCGGGGCCTGTCCGTGCTGTGTGGAGTGACTCTCACGGTGTCGCTGCTGGTGGCGACGCCCGCGGCCGCCCACCCGGCCGGCTGCGCGGACGGTTCCGTGCCGCTCACCGTGGAGGAGGAGCGGCTCGACCGCCCGGTTCCCGGCGGCACCGCCTCCGTCCCCGCCGAGATCCTCGACCGCAGCGGCTTCGGTGCGCTGGTCCGCGCGTTCACGCTCGGCCTCTGCGCGGTGCCGGACGCGCGAACAGCCGGGTCCTACGCGGAGGCCACCGGCCGCCTGCTCTTCGAGTCCGCGGTCGCCCGCGCGCAGCGCTCGCTCACGCTCGGCGCGGCGCTCCCGGCCGACGACGACCGGCCGCTCTACTGGGCGCGGCTCGCGCTCACCCGCGCGCTGCGGCAGTGGACACCGTCCTTCTCCCACTCCGCGGACGAGCGCGCGGCCTGGGAGAAACGGCTCGAGTACTCGTCCCGCGGGCTCACCTCCAGCGCGTTCCGCCCGCTGCCCGGCGTCCGCAAGCTGATGATCTCCGGGTTCGACCCGTTCCAGCTGGACGCGGAGATCCGCCGGGGCAACCCGTCCGGCGCGGTCGCGCTCGCGCTGGACGGCCGGATCCTCACGACGCTGGACGGCACGCGGGTGCAGGTGCAGGCCGTGGTGTTCCCGGTCCGCTACCCGGACTTCGACGGTGGCATGGTCGAGGACGCGTTCCGTGCCGCGCTGGCCCGCCGGCCGGACCAGGTGACCACGATCAGCCAGGGCCGGCCCGGCGCGTTCGACCTGGAGGCGTTCAACGGCCGGCGTCGCTCCGCCGCCGCGCCGGACAACCTGAACCTGTGGGGTGGCGGTCTCGCGCACGCGCCGGTCGTCTTCCCGAACGTCGGCCCCGGGCCCGAGTTCCTGCCCAGCACGCTGCCGATGGAGGAGATGTCGCAGGCCGGTGGCCTCTTCCCGGTGCGGATCAACACCACGGTGCGGGAGATCCCGGCCGGCAGCACCATCCCGGTCGTCCGGGCCGACGGGCCCACCGACGGCTCGGTCGCGGTCGAGGGCGGTGGCGGCGGCTACCTCTCCAACGAAAGCGCGTACCGCGTGACCCGGCTGCTCACCGAGACCCCGTCGGCCCCGCCCGGCGGTCACCTGCACACGCCGGTGCTGTCGTTCGACACGGCCAACTCGGCCGCGGTGACCGACGCGGTCTTCGAGGCGAACCGCGCGGCCATCGTGGCGCAGTCCACCGCGATCCTGCTCGCCGGGCTGGCCGGTCCGCTCGTCCCCTGATCCGGCGCGGGTCACGCGTTTGGCGGCAGCCGGAACACGGAACCCGTCGATGGCTGCCGCACACCGTGGTGTGACGGTGGCCTCGCGGGTTGGCCCCGGACCGCAAGGTTAACGGAAGATGGTCCAAGGGTTACGCGACGGGTAATTGCTAGCTTCCGGGTAGTGGGCGAGAGTTGATCATGGACACTGACTGCATGCGGATCGGAGTGCTCGACGTCGGCTCCAACACGGCGCAGCTGGTGGTGACGGACGTCGGCGACGGGGTGCCGCTGCCGGTGCATGCGGTCAAGGAGCCGGTGCGGCTGGCCGAAGTGGTCGGCCGGGACGGCGAGCTGGGGTCCGAGGCGATCGACCGGCTGGCGACCGCGGTCGGCGCGGCGGCCGGGCGGGCGCGACGGTGGGAGGTGCGCGAGCTGTTCGCGTACGCCACGGCCGTGGTCCGGGACGCGCCGAACCGGGACGCCGCGCTCGGCGAGATCGAGGCGCGGACCGGCGTGCGGCTCGGCACGCTCTCCGGCACCGAGGAGGCCGAGCTGACGTTCCTGGCGGTGCGCCGCTGGATGGGCTGGCGCGCCGGACCGCTGCTGCTGCTCGACATCGGTGGCGGCTCGGCCGAGATCGCCTACGGGCACGACCTGACGCCGTCGTTCGCCGTGTCGCTGCCGATCGGCGCGGCCCGGATCACCCGCGAGCGGCTGCGCGACGACCCGCCCGAGGGCAAGAAGATCGACAAGGTGCGCTGCTACCTGCGTCGCGAGCTGGGCGAGGTGGCCAGCCGCATGCAGTGGGACGCGCCCCGGACCGCGGTCGCCACGTCCCGCACGTTCCAGCAGCTGGCGCAGCTCTGCGGTGCGCCGTCGCTGCGGCAGGGCCCGTTCGTGCCGCGCGTGCTGCGCCGCGACGAGCTGGCCCGGCAGATCGGCCGGCTCGGCGCGCTGACCGCGGACAAGCGCGCGCGGCTGCCCGGGATCTCCGCGCCGCGCGCCCGGCAGTCGCTGGCCGGCGCGCTGGTGGCACACACCATGCTGGACATGTTCGGCCTGGACGAGGTGACGATCTGCCCGTGGGCGCTGCGCGAGGGGATCCTGCTGCGCCGCGTCGAGTCGGCGGACAGCTGGGCGGACCGGGCGTTGACGCTGACCGCGAACCGCCGCCTCAAATCCGCCTGAAGTGGACGTTGTGTTAATGATGCGTTTCGCTGTGTTGCGGGCGGGGGAGATGGGGTAGCGGATGACCCGCTGAGGTCGTCCCCCGGACCGCGTGCCGCGGGGCATCGCTGCGCTCACAGCCTCGCGGCGCGCGCCATCTCCAACGGGAGGCGAGGCACAGGGATGGGTGAACCCCTCAAGCGACGCTGGCGCAGACTCGCCGCGGCGGCTCTGGTGACCGTGCCGCTCGCGGCCTGCGGTGGTCAGGACGACGGCGGCACACCGACGATCAACTTCTACAACCCGCCGGTCGAGAACATGCAGACCGTGATCGACACCTGCAACGCGGCGGCGAACGGGCGCTACGAGATCGTCTACCGCGTGCTGCCGCGCGGCGCGGACGACCAGCGTGTGCAGATGGTCCGGCGGCTCGCGGCCGAGGACGACAGCATGGACGTGCTCGGGCTCGACGTCACGTGGACGCAGGAGTTCGCGGGCGCGAACTGGATTCGCGAGTGGACCGGTGCGGACGCGGCCGAGGTGCGCGACGGCACGCTGCCCGGCCCGCTGGAGTCCGCGACCTACGAGGACAAGCTCTACGCGGCGCCGAACAACACGAACGTGCAACTGCTCTGGTACCGCACCGACCTGGTGCCGAACCCGCCGCGCACCTGGGACGAGATGATCACCCAGGCGCAGCAGCTCAGGTCGCAGGGCCGGCCGTACCAGGTGATCACGATGGGTGCTCAGTACGAGGGGCTCGTCGTCCTCTACAACACGCTGGTGGCCAGCGCCGGCGGCAACATCCTCAGCGCGGACGGGAGGACCGCGGTGCTGGACGACGGCGCGGTGCGGGCACTGGACCTGCTCAAGCGGTTCGCCACGGCCGGCGTGACCAGCCCGTCGTTCACGAACGCGCTGGAGGACCCGGCCCGGCTGGAGTTCCAGGGCGGCAACGGCGCGTTCCAGCTGAACTGGCCGTACGTCTACCCGGCCATGCAGGCGGCGGCGCCGGACCTGGCGCGGAACGTGCGCTGGGCCCGGTACCCCGGGGTGGACGCGAACACGCCGAGCCGGGTCACGATCGGCGGCACCAACCTGGCGGTCAGCGCGTACACCAGGTATCCGGTGGAGTCGTTCGAGGCGGCGCGCTGCCTGCGGAACGCCGAGAACCAGAAGTACGCGGCGATCAACGACGGGGTGCCGCCGACGATCGAGTCGGTCTACGACGCGCCCGAGATGGCCGAGGCGTACCCGATGAAGGACGTGATCCTGGAGGAGTTGCAGGACGCGTCCGTGCGGCCGCTCTCCCCGGCGTACCAGAACATCTCCACGGTCATGTCGGCCACACTGTCCCCGCCGGGTGACATCGACCCGGACGAGACCGCGGAGCTGCTGCGGAAGCAGATCCAGGACGCCCTCGAGTCCAAGGGGGTGCTGCCGTGACACAGCTCAGTGAGGGCAAGAGGCAGGAGCGGCGGCTCGGCTGGCTGCTCTGCGCGCCGGCCGCGATCGTGATGGTGGCGGTCACGGCGTACCCGATCCTGTATTCGGTCTGGTTGTCGTTGCAACGCTTCGACCTGAAGTTCCCGGACGAGCGCGAGTTCGTCGGCCTGGAGAACTACGTGACCGTGCTGTCCAACGGGTACTGGTGGACCGCGTTCGGCGTGACCATGCTGATCACCGTGGTCACGGTCGTGATCGAGCTGGTGCTCGGCATGGGCCTGGCGCTGATCATGCACCGGACGCTGGTCGGGCGCGGCATCGTGCGGACCGCGGCGCTGATCCCGTACGGCATCGTGACCGTGGTGGCCGCGTTCTCCTGGCGGTACGCGTGGACGCCGGACACCGGTTACCTCGCGAACCTGCTGACGCCGGACGGCGCGCCGCTCACCGAACGGGCCGGCTCGCTGGCGATCATCATCGTGGCGGAGATCTGGAAGACCACGCCGTTCATGGCGCTGCTGCTGATGGCCGGGCTGGCGCTGGTGCCGGAGGAACTGCTGCGGGCCGCGTCGATGGACGGCGCGACCTGGTGGCAGCGGTTCACCAATGTGATGCTGCCGGTGATGAAGCCGGCGATCCTGGTCGCGCTCCTCTTCCGTACCCTCGATGCATTCAGGGTATTCGACAACATCTATGTGTTGACCGCGGGCGCGAACGAGACGTCCTCGGTGTCGATGATCGCCTACAACAACCTGTTGCGCGGGCT
Coding sequences within it:
- a CDS encoding Ppx/GppA phosphatase family protein, coding for MRIGVLDVGSNTAQLVVTDVGDGVPLPVHAVKEPVRLAEVVGRDGELGSEAIDRLATAVGAAAGRARRWEVRELFAYATAVVRDAPNRDAALGEIEARTGVRLGTLSGTEEAELTFLAVRRWMGWRAGPLLLLDIGGGSAEIAYGHDLTPSFAVSLPIGAARITRERLRDDPPEGKKIDKVRCYLRRELGEVASRMQWDAPRTAVATSRTFQQLAQLCGAPSLRQGPFVPRVLRRDELARQIGRLGALTADKRARLPGISAPRARQSLAGALVAHTMLDMFGLDEVTICPWALREGILLRRVESADSWADRALTLTANRRLKSA
- a CDS encoding ABC transporter substrate-binding protein is translated as MGEPLKRRWRRLAAAALVTVPLAACGGQDDGGTPTINFYNPPVENMQTVIDTCNAAANGRYEIVYRVLPRGADDQRVQMVRRLAAEDDSMDVLGLDVTWTQEFAGANWIREWTGADAAEVRDGTLPGPLESATYEDKLYAAPNNTNVQLLWYRTDLVPNPPRTWDEMITQAQQLRSQGRPYQVITMGAQYEGLVVLYNTLVASAGGNILSADGRTAVLDDGAVRALDLLKRFATAGVTSPSFTNALEDPARLEFQGGNGAFQLNWPYVYPAMQAAAPDLARNVRWARYPGVDANTPSRVTIGGTNLAVSAYTRYPVESFEAARCLRNAENQKYAAINDGVPPTIESVYDAPEMAEAYPMKDVILEELQDASVRPLSPAYQNISTVMSATLSPPGDIDPDETAELLRKQIQDALESKGVLP
- a CDS encoding carbohydrate ABC transporter permease; this encodes MTQLSEGKRQERRLGWLLCAPAAIVMVAVTAYPILYSVWLSLQRFDLKFPDEREFVGLENYVTVLSNGYWWTAFGVTMLITVVTVVIELVLGMGLALIMHRTLVGRGIVRTAALIPYGIVTVVAAFSWRYAWTPDTGYLANLLTPDGAPLTERAGSLAIIIVAEIWKTTPFMALLLMAGLALVPEELLRAASMDGATWWQRFTNVMLPVMKPAILVALLFRTLDAFRVFDNIYVLTAGANETSSVSMIAYNNLLRGLNLGIGSTMSVLIFLAVAVIAFIFVKLFGTAAPGASDDGRR